From the Solanum lycopersicum chromosome 10, SLM_r2.1 genome, one window contains:
- the LOC101260773 gene encoding shaggy-related protein kinase eta-like, whose protein sequence is MDHTNVVCLKHCFYSTTSTNELFLNLVMEYVPETMYRVLKHYSNMNQRMPLIYVKLYTYQVFRGLAYMHTVAGVCHRDLKPQNVLVDPLTHQVKICDFGSAKVLVKGEANISYICSWFYRAPELIFGTTEYTTSIDIWSAGCVLAELLLGQPLFPEENVVDQLVEIIKVLCDKFLFTDANIVAGTFYQGDKR, encoded by the exons ATGGATCACACAAATGTTGTTTGCCTAAAGCACTGCTTCTATTCAACTACGAGTACAAATGAACTTTTTCTCAATTTAGTCATGGAATATGTTCCAGAAACTATGTATAGAGTGCTAAAGCATTACAGCAATATGAACCAGAGAATGCCACTCATCTATGTTAAGCTTTACACCTATCAA GTATTTAGAGGGCTAGCTTACATGCATACTGTTGCTGGCGTATGCCATAGGGACTTGAAGCCTCAGAATGTTTTG GTAGACCCTCTTACTCACCAAGTAAAGATTTGTGATTTTGGAAGCGCAAAAGTGCTG GTTAAAGGAGAAGCAAACATCTCATACATCTGCTCGTGGTTTTATCGGGCTCCTGAACTCATATTTGGTACAACAGAGTATACTACTTCAATTGATATCTGGTCAGCTGGCTGTGTCCTTGCTGAGCTTCTTCTTGGCCAG CCATTGTTCCCTGAAGAAAATGTTGTGGACCAGCTTGTTGAGATAATCAAGGTGTTGTGTGATAAATTCTTGTTTACTGATGCAAATATTGTAGCAG GTACTTTTTACCAGGGTGATAAGCGATAA